ACCAGTGAGCAGACCACCGCGGGCAGGGCGACGGACAGGGTCGTCGCGGCCGCCTCGATCAGCCGGGCCAGCACGCTGCGGCCGAGGACGTCCGTGCCGAGCAGTCCGTAGAAGCCGTGGTCGAGGGAGGGCGGGCGCAGCGAGGCGGCGAGGTCCTGCCGTGTGGCGCGGTCGCCGATCAGCAGGGGGCCGATCAGTGCGACGAGGAAGACCAGTGCGAGCAGTACGGCGGCGACGGCCGCGACGCGGTCCTTGCCGAGGAGCGTCCACCAGCGTGGTGGGCGGCTGCCGGGAGTGGCGGTACCGGTGGGTGGGTCGGCGGTGGCGGTGACGGTGGCGGTCATCGTGGCTCCTTGGGTCACGCCGGTACTGCCTGTCGGACGCGTGGGTCGAGCAGCGCGTAGCAGACGTCGATGAGGATGTTCAGGGCGAAGATCGTCAGGGCCGTCAGCAGGACGGCCGCCTGGAGAACGGCGAAGTCCCGCTGGAGGATTGAGTCGATCATGAGCTTGCCGATGCCGGGCCAGCCGAAGATCGTCTCGACGACCACCGCTCCGTTCACCAGGCCGATCGTGAGGTCGCCGGCGACGGTGAGGGCGGGCGTGATCGCGTTGCGCAGGGCGTGGCCGAAGATGACCCGCTTCTCGCCGGCGCCCTTGCTGCGGGCCACTTTGACGTACGGCGCGGAGAGCGCGGCGACCATGGCGCCCCGGACCACCTGGACGAGCACGCCGAACGGGCGGATCAGCAGGGTGGCGATGGGCAGGATCCATACCTCGGGCCCGCCGGAGACGCCGGAGGTGGGCAGCAGGGCCAGGTTGACGCCGAAGATCAGTACCCCGGTGATGGCGAACCAGAAGTCCGGGATGCTGGCCGCGGCCATCGCCAGGAAACTGGCGATCCGGTCGGCGACGGAGTTGGGCCGGTACGCGGCGAGGCTGCCGATCAGGATCGCGCCCAGCGCGGCGATGACCATCGTGACGGCCGCGAGCTGGAGTGTCGCGGGGAACGCGGTCAGCGCCATGTCGGCGGCGGACTGCCCGGTGCGCAGCGAGGTCCCGAAGTCGAGCCGTACGACTTGGCCGAGGTAGTCCCACAGTTGGGCACCGATCGACTGGTCGAAGCCGTGCTCGGCGGAGAACGCGGCGCGCTGGTCGGAGGTGGCGCTCAGCGGCAGGTAGAGGTTGACGGGGTTGCCGGTCAGCCGTGCCAGGCAGAAGACGCCGAACACCACGAAGACCAGCGGGATCGCGCTCGATATGATCCGTTTGCGCAGGAAGGTCGTCATGTCAGCGGCTCTTTCCCTCGGCGCGGCTGACCGCGGCCAGTCTCAGTTCGTCACCGGTGGCGGAGTTGGGCCGGTAGCGCACCGACGACGACAGACCGAGCAGTCCGCGCATGTGCGCGAGATGGACGTACTGCGCCACTGCCTCGTTCTGGTAGGCGAAGACCTCGGCGAAGGCTTTCTGGCGCTTCTCGCCGGCCAGCGCGGTCGCCGCCGCGACCCGTCGGTCCAACTCCGGTGTCCCGAAGGTCGACTGGGGGCTGCCGCTGAGCAGGTACTGACTGGCGGTGAACGCCGCGTCGCCCGCCTGGTTGCCGTGCATGATCAGCAGCGCGATCGGTCCGACGTTCTCGGGCAGGGGCCGCAGTTGGTACTGGAGGTGCGCGGCGGTGTCGGTCATGAGGATCTTGACGTTCAGTCCCAGTCGCGCCATCTGGTACTGAAGTGCCTCGGCGGTCTCGGCGACGCGGGGGAACTGCCCGTTGCGCGCGACCAGGGTGATCTTCCGGTCGACGGGTGCGCCGTCGGCCGCCGCCGCCTTCACGAGTGCGCGGGCGGCCTTGAGGTCGGGCTCCGTCGGGACGAGGTCGTTGTTGAAGCCCACGACGCCCTTGGGGACGAGTTGCGCGGCGGGTTCGCCCAGTTCGCCGAAGAGGGTCTCGGAGATGGACTGCCGGTCGATGACCATGTCGATCGCCTTGCGGACCCGGATGTCGTCGAGCGGGGC
This window of the Streptomyces niveus genome carries:
- a CDS encoding ABC transporter permease, which encodes MTTFLRKRIISSAIPLVFVVFGVFCLARLTGNPVNLYLPLSATSDQRAAFSAEHGFDQSIGAQLWDYLGQVVRLDFGTSLRTGQSAADMALTAFPATLQLAAVTMVIAALGAILIGSLAAYRPNSVADRIASFLAMAAASIPDFWFAITGVLIFGVNLALLPTSGVSGGPEVWILPIATLLIRPFGVLVQVVRGAMVAALSAPYVKVARSKGAGEKRVIFGHALRNAITPALTVAGDLTIGLVNGAVVVETIFGWPGIGKLMIDSILQRDFAVLQAAVLLTALTIFALNILIDVCYALLDPRVRQAVPA